One window from the genome of Desulforamulus ruminis DSM 2154 encodes:
- a CDS encoding XkdX family protein yields the protein MSHFERVKYYFEKRWAGVDQVRKYVQFNMITGAEFEEITGEVY from the coding sequence ATGAGTCACTTTGAGCGGGTAAAATATTATTTTGAAAAAAGGTGGGCCGGTGTGGATCAGGTCCGTAAGTATGTACAGTTCAATATGATTACCGGTGCCGAATTTGAAGAGATTACCGGCGAAGTTTATTAG
- a CDS encoding YmfQ family protein, whose protein sequence is MNVYPINSVRGQEMLTYLPRFYETSRMTRSLLEAEGMELDRLRKAMDEVLNQFFVNTATWGLDRWEQELNIMSTAGKPNDQRRSVIKSRIRGIGTVTISLIKNVAESYDGGTVEVTEQPSLYQFTVKFIDTRGIPPNIEDLKSALEEIKPAHLTIKYEFRYLIWDELDAKNLTWDQLDARNLTWDEFETGGWLAD, encoded by the coding sequence ATGAACGTTTACCCCATCAACAGTGTTCGGGGGCAGGAGATGTTAACCTACCTGCCCCGTTTTTACGAAACTTCCAGGATGACAAGAAGCCTGCTGGAGGCCGAAGGCATGGAACTGGACCGCCTTCGGAAGGCCATGGATGAAGTCCTGAACCAGTTTTTTGTAAATACCGCCACCTGGGGACTGGACCGCTGGGAGCAGGAATTAAATATTATGTCCACGGCGGGCAAGCCGAACGACCAGCGCAGGTCGGTTATAAAATCCCGGATTCGCGGCATTGGGACGGTAACCATCAGCCTCATCAAGAACGTTGCCGAGTCCTACGACGGCGGCACGGTAGAGGTGACGGAACAACCTTCCCTTTACCAGTTCACGGTAAAATTTATCGACACCCGGGGCATACCGCCCAATATTGAGGATTTGAAGTCAGCCCTGGAAGAAATTAAACCGGCCCATTTAACCATTAAATATGAATTCAGATACCTGATTTGGGATGAACTGGATGCCAAAAACTTAACCTGGGACCAGTTGGACGCCAGGAATTTAACCTGGGATGAATTTGAAACCGGGGGTTGGTTAGCGGATTAA
- a CDS encoding baseplate J/gp47 family protein → MTTLPDYLNDQTLDAIRQRMLENVPADMDKSEGSFIWDALSPAAIELALAALWGQEVLQRGFAGTTFGPYLDLRCDEHGITRRQAVKATGQIKFNGTAGTVVPAGTVVATPADPATNNPSTEFITVSEEVIDSTGVGYADLEAVQAGKDGNVGAGTINIMITPVGGISAVLNNQALTGGADEEDDATLLSRFYAKVRTPGTSGNKADYVNWALEVPGVGGVQVLPLADGAGTVKVVLLGTDKKPAVEPIVSKVQDYISPSPGGGEGKAPIGAKVTVVSAEPVDVHVSATVILTGAKTLAEVQASFEKSLDEYLGSIAFAADPTARYVRIGSLLLDTEGVQDYTGMTVNEGTANVAIDQGQVAVKGTVTLA, encoded by the coding sequence ACGATCAAACCCTAGACGCCATCCGGCAGCGCATGCTGGAAAACGTACCTGCGGATATGGATAAATCCGAGGGAAGCTTTATTTGGGACGCCCTGTCGCCGGCCGCCATCGAGCTGGCCCTGGCTGCTCTCTGGGGACAGGAGGTTTTGCAAAGGGGCTTTGCGGGCACCACCTTTGGGCCCTACCTGGATTTGCGCTGCGACGAACACGGCATTACCCGGCGGCAGGCGGTAAAGGCCACCGGGCAAATCAAATTTAACGGAACGGCGGGCACCGTCGTCCCTGCCGGAACCGTGGTGGCCACGCCGGCCGATCCGGCCACCAATAACCCTTCTACGGAGTTTATCACCGTTTCCGAAGAGGTTATTGACTCAACCGGCGTCGGGTATGCCGATCTTGAAGCCGTGCAGGCCGGAAAGGACGGCAACGTAGGTGCGGGAACCATTAACATCATGATTACGCCGGTGGGTGGTATCTCGGCGGTACTGAATAACCAGGCCCTGACCGGCGGGGCCGATGAGGAGGATGACGCCACCCTGTTATCCCGGTTCTACGCCAAAGTCCGTACGCCGGGCACCAGCGGCAACAAAGCCGATTATGTCAACTGGGCACTGGAAGTGCCGGGGGTTGGCGGAGTACAGGTCCTTCCCCTGGCGGACGGGGCGGGAACGGTGAAGGTGGTACTGCTGGGTACCGATAAAAAGCCTGCCGTGGAACCAATTGTCAGCAAAGTGCAGGATTATATATCACCCTCACCGGGAGGGGGCGAAGGCAAAGCTCCTATTGGGGCAAAAGTAACCGTGGTTTCTGCAGAACCCGTCGATGTGCATGTATCCGCCACCGTCATCCTTACGGGTGCCAAAACCCTGGCGGAGGTGCAGGCTTCCTTTGAGAAGTCTTTGGATGAATACCTCGGAAGCATTGCTTTTGCGGCGGATCCCACGGCCCGTTATGTACGAATCGGATCCCTGCTGCTGGACACCGAAGGGGTTCAGGATTATACCGGCATGACGGTGAACGAGGGAACCGCCAATGTGGCAATCGATCAAGGCCAGGTGGCTGTAAAAGGGACGGTGACGCTGGCATGA